One Pseudoalteromonas sp. UG3-2 DNA window includes the following coding sequences:
- a CDS encoding winged helix-turn-helix domain-containing protein, giving the protein MQSDIAQLKRNLFTFSGVVVDAKRGEIRCGEHKTALEPKVMMVLLYLASNAEQVVEQEALFNAVWPQSLFSPNSLRRCIATLRKALNDRDKTLIQTHPKIGYSLNTSIELLQPSALPQPIKTAPNRLSWVALLSVILLLLVYLVLSQSLSTQPDNKLPHVKEMLPLTATNELEDNLAIDNHGEYMAFTRTLGDNSQTLWLKEVASGHEIALNVSHKNIRSIAWSKTDAALYYTVSTERGWIIYRLQLNSTKRPLTPTKVLENPVSSWISKLVVGKDDAIYFITRKARDLIIFKADTKMGSSERVVTPIYSSPKTFRPYDLTLAPNGLVVSGQNQHEQGAITVLSLSATKLGKVIDTYTLDGQQRYNIEWWQNYNGFLLNNGRKLYFLSSDGSLKPVDFEHNQFIRFVAVDSVNNRVYLVSSRLDMDLLAVTQDQLSHKKIIDSNGMDYFPAVSPQEDLILFYSTRFNKPQLFMLDRKNNSQSQLFDNPDEYLNVSRPLWCSDQTCFAYSVGGELYHYSLEDNTQFKVPNITGRPLAWYPDNLHLLVLGRSQGENVLYKVNSHNGKQSVLAKIEFGNPFISQNGEAYLEQQGAIYHLKENQARIKVAELGEIQSRRISRFGIYVRLKQQAGWHHWQPSSGLTPLSISVENGNQLAAFSESHELAILSQEARQKDILSLVFKQNNTNPH; this is encoded by the coding sequence GTGCAGAGTGATATCGCTCAACTGAAGCGAAATTTATTTACCTTTTCTGGTGTGGTAGTAGATGCAAAGCGTGGCGAAATTAGGTGCGGGGAGCATAAAACTGCGCTAGAACCGAAAGTGATGATGGTGCTTTTGTATCTCGCCAGCAACGCAGAGCAGGTTGTTGAGCAAGAGGCGCTATTTAATGCTGTATGGCCACAGTCGCTCTTTAGCCCAAACTCGTTAAGACGTTGTATTGCCACATTGCGAAAAGCACTGAATGACAGAGATAAAACGTTGATCCAAACCCATCCTAAAATTGGTTACAGCCTCAACACGTCAATTGAGTTGCTGCAACCAAGCGCATTACCCCAGCCTATTAAAACTGCGCCTAACAGGCTGAGCTGGGTGGCATTATTAAGTGTTATATTGTTGTTGCTTGTATATTTGGTATTATCACAAAGTCTATCAACCCAACCCGATAACAAGCTACCTCATGTAAAAGAGATGCTCCCTCTCACCGCTACCAATGAGCTTGAGGATAATTTAGCCATTGATAATCATGGCGAATACATGGCGTTTACGCGCACTTTGGGGGATAACAGTCAAACGCTCTGGCTCAAAGAAGTAGCCTCTGGGCATGAAATTGCTCTCAATGTCAGCCATAAAAATATCCGTAGCATTGCATGGTCTAAAACAGATGCGGCACTCTATTACACCGTGAGCACAGAACGAGGCTGGATCATTTACCGTCTGCAGCTTAATTCAACAAAACGGCCATTAACCCCCACCAAAGTGCTTGAAAACCCGGTGAGCAGTTGGATTAGCAAACTGGTAGTTGGCAAGGATGATGCTATCTACTTTATTACTCGCAAAGCGCGAGATCTTATTATTTTTAAAGCGGATACAAAAATGGGTTCATCAGAGCGTGTTGTAACCCCAATTTATAGTTCACCGAAAACCTTTCGACCTTACGACTTAACCCTTGCGCCAAATGGCCTAGTGGTTTCTGGGCAAAATCAACATGAGCAAGGAGCGATAACCGTTTTGAGCTTGTCAGCGACAAAGCTCGGTAAAGTGATTGATACATACACCCTTGATGGACAACAAAGGTACAATATTGAATGGTGGCAAAACTATAACGGGTTTTTGCTTAATAATGGCCGTAAACTGTATTTTCTATCGAGTGATGGCTCCCTGAAACCAGTTGATTTTGAACACAATCAGTTTATTCGTTTTGTTGCCGTTGATTCAGTTAACAATCGCGTTTATCTTGTGTCGTCGCGGTTGGATATGGACTTATTGGCTGTCACTCAAGATCAGCTAAGTCATAAAAAGATTATTGATAGTAATGGTATGGACTACTTTCCAGCGGTTTCGCCGCAAGAGGATCTTATCCTGTTTTATTCCACTCGCTTCAATAAACCGCAGCTGTTTATGCTCGATAGGAAAAATAACTCTCAAAGCCAACTATTTGACAACCCAGATGAATATTTGAATGTAAGCCGTCCATTATGGTGCTCTGATCAAACCTGTTTTGCTTACAGTGTGGGAGGTGAGCTTTACCACTACAGCCTAGAGGATAATACGCAATTTAAAGTCCCCAATATTACCGGGCGTCCTCTAGCGTGGTATCCCGACAACCTACATTTACTAGTTTTAGGCAGAAGTCAGGGGGAAAATGTACTGTATAAAGTTAATTCCCATAACGGCAAGCAATCTGTATTGGCTAAAATTGAGTTTGGTAACCCGTTTATTAGCCAAAACGGTGAGGCCTACCTTGAACAGCAAGGTGCTATCTATCACTTAAAAGAAAATCAAGCGCGTATTAAAGTGGCTGAGCTGGGCGAGATCCAAAGTCGTCGCATTAGTCGCTTTGGTATCTATGTACGCCTAAAACAGCAAGCTGGGTGGCACCACTGGCAGCCTAGCAGCGGCCTAACTCCTCTTTCTATCAGCGTTGAAAATGGCAACCAACTAGCCGCATTTTCCGAGTCTCATGAGTTGGCTATTTTGAGTCAAGAAGCTCGGCAGAAAGATATTTTGAGCTTAGTCTTTAAACAAAATAATACCAATCCGCATTAA
- a CDS encoding MFS transporter, whose product MNNNNHNRLVFQLCCLALVVTSMTFAIRAGILGQLGEQFGLSDTELGWVNAMAFLGFPVATMLGGAIYNAIGAKKLVALAFVCHFAGLVLTITADGFWLLLISTFLIGFANGSVEAGCNPLIAEMYPNNTTTMLNRFHVWFPGGIVIGALASNAMTASGFNWQWQVALILIPTLVYGAMMVKSQFPEFDRTEHSTTSNLKHLFSPLYLFLVCCMTLTATTELGTQQWIERILGASGASPMMILALITGLMALGRFFAGPIVHRFNPTGVLLGSAVLATAGIFMMSQAQGTAVYLAAVLFALGVTYFWPTMLGCVAEYTPKTGALGMSIMGGAGMFAVSMWNPVIGSWIDAARIEAQAAELSSLPTDLVAGQAVLENILLFPAILIVAFIGLYLYINKNKRVEKYA is encoded by the coding sequence ATGAACAATAATAATCATAATCGCCTCGTGTTTCAGCTTTGTTGCCTTGCACTGGTTGTGACGTCAATGACGTTTGCGATCCGTGCCGGTATTTTGGGGCAGTTAGGCGAGCAATTTGGTCTTAGCGATACCGAACTGGGCTGGGTCAATGCCATGGCCTTTCTTGGCTTTCCCGTGGCAACCATGTTAGGTGGTGCAATTTATAACGCCATTGGCGCAAAAAAATTGGTTGCCCTCGCCTTCGTCTGCCACTTTGCAGGACTGGTATTAACCATTACTGCCGACGGCTTTTGGTTATTGCTGATTTCTACATTTTTAATCGGCTTTGCTAACGGCTCAGTAGAAGCAGGCTGTAACCCATTAATTGCGGAAATGTATCCTAACAACACCACAACAATGCTTAACCGCTTCCATGTCTGGTTTCCAGGTGGCATTGTAATTGGTGCACTGGCGTCTAACGCCATGACGGCATCAGGGTTTAATTGGCAGTGGCAAGTGGCATTAATTTTAATTCCAACACTGGTGTATGGGGCCATGATGGTGAAGTCACAGTTCCCTGAATTTGACCGCACTGAGCACTCTACTACCAGCAACCTCAAACACCTGTTCTCTCCTTTATACCTCTTTTTAGTTTGCTGTATGACGCTCACTGCAACCACCGAGCTTGGCACACAGCAATGGATTGAGCGTATTTTGGGCGCTTCAGGCGCTTCTCCTATGATGATCCTAGCGTTGATCACCGGTTTGATGGCACTGGGCCGCTTCTTTGCCGGACCGATTGTGCACCGCTTTAACCCGACGGGGGTGTTATTAGGCTCGGCGGTATTAGCAACGGCGGGCATCTTCATGATGAGTCAAGCACAAGGAACAGCAGTATATTTGGCGGCGGTGCTATTTGCCTTAGGGGTGACCTATTTTTGGCCAACTATGCTGGGGTGCGTTGCCGAATATACACCAAAAACAGGGGCTCTGGGCATGTCTATAATGGGCGGCGCAGGCATGTTTGCTGTGAGCATGTGGAACCCAGTCATAGGCAGTTGGATAGATGCGGCCAGAATAGAGGCGCAAGCAGCTGAGCTGAGCTCACTGCCAACGGATTTAGTGGCTGGACAAGCTGTACTAGAAAACATCTTACTGTTTCCGGCTATTTTAATTGTCGCCTTTATCGGCCTGTATCTTTATATCAATAAAAATAAACGCGTTGAGAAATACGCGTAA
- a CDS encoding S41 family peptidase, translating to MAKLLSLIITACIITATFSIKANDETTTSQMRNETISALQKALKEHYIYLDKAKQVEKRLSELDHKNMSKAYSDDKEYAQAVTEIIQTIINDKHFRFVVPRSRNTSDSPREDLITRHLNALSRFRHGGFKDIRMLEGNVGYVKIDGFRGEEIPQVDGLMSYLRTADAIIIDLQKNGGGGQPVNYLSSYFLPKDTLIGKTYHRHKDKWVEHIVEPIKGDKRLDVPLYILTSERTFSAAEAFSYNLQALKRATIVGARTAGGAHPTRFMPLPNGFAVLMPDRRSYSPITQSNWEATGVQPDIETKPADALNKAHQLAKKAAKQYREKHFNTLRKLLASTEYSTQLQQQVTDTIKVILHRKHMQPFMVAGFAERYQEDGLNTAARLLTVANTQIFSENNKTTNLTTATP from the coding sequence ATGGCTAAACTGCTATCACTGATTATTACAGCCTGCATAATCACGGCGACTTTTTCAATCAAAGCTAATGATGAAACAACGACATCGCAGATGCGCAATGAAACCATCTCAGCACTACAAAAAGCACTCAAAGAACATTATATCTACCTTGATAAAGCCAAACAGGTGGAAAAGCGCTTAAGCGAGCTGGATCACAAAAACATGAGTAAAGCATACTCAGACGACAAGGAATACGCCCAAGCGGTCACAGAAATAATTCAAACCATCATCAATGATAAACACTTTAGGTTTGTCGTGCCGCGCAGCAGAAACACCAGTGACTCGCCACGCGAGGATTTAATCACCCGCCACCTTAATGCTCTTTCGCGGTTTCGCCATGGTGGTTTTAAAGACATTCGAATGCTTGAGGGTAATGTTGGATACGTAAAAATTGACGGTTTCCGTGGCGAAGAAATCCCCCAAGTTGACGGCCTGATGAGTTATTTGCGCACAGCGGATGCCATTATTATCGACCTGCAAAAAAATGGCGGCGGCGGTCAGCCAGTAAATTATCTTTCCAGCTATTTTTTACCCAAAGATACCCTAATTGGTAAAACTTACCATAGACATAAAGACAAGTGGGTAGAACATATAGTTGAGCCTATTAAAGGTGACAAACGTCTAGACGTACCCTTATACATATTAACCAGTGAACGTACCTTTTCTGCAGCAGAGGCATTTAGTTATAACCTACAAGCACTAAAGCGGGCTACCATTGTTGGTGCCAGAACCGCTGGCGGTGCGCACCCAACGCGCTTTATGCCATTACCCAATGGATTTGCGGTATTAATGCCAGATAGGCGCTCGTACAGCCCAATCACGCAATCGAATTGGGAGGCAACAGGAGTACAGCCTGATATTGAAACAAAACCGGCAGATGCGTTAAATAAAGCACATCAGCTAGCAAAAAAAGCAGCCAAGCAGTATCGAGAAAAGCACTTTAATACGCTGCGCAAACTATTAGCAAGCACCGAATATTCGACACAACTACAACAGCAAGTGACCGATACCATTAAGGTGATTTTACATCGTAAGCACATGCAACCGTTTATGGTCGCAGGGTTCGCTGAAAGATACCAAGAAGATGGCCTAAATACTGCGGCACGTCTATTAACCGTTGCCAATACGCAAATATTTTCTGAGAACAATAAGACCACAAACCTAACTACAGCAACACCTTAG
- a CDS encoding GMC family oxidoreductase translates to MATFDHKVLVVGSGAGGAMAAYTLTQLGHKVLLLEAGRDYDPKTESPMFRRNSEAPLMGAGNKDKNFGFYDATVDGGWQVPDEPYTRAKNTDFYWWRARMLGGRTNHWGRYSLRFSEHDFKGKSRDGHGADWPFEYQDLAPWYDKTEDIVGICGTNTGLDDMPPSAPGILQPPPTPRVPELLVAAAAKKMGIPAVPMHRAVLTRNKDERLACFYATPCGHGCSIGAAFQTTTSLIPMAKATGNLKVITDAMVKSVAVNDDGKVTGVTYVDKKSAQEQALNADVVILAASACESARILLNSKHAKHPKGLANSSGQVGRNLMDSTGAWLGAQIPALKGRPRYNEDGHTGNHLFIPWWGHKAHEKDELDFPRGYHFEISSGFNQPGSGVSGNKQGYGPELKQQIRDAYGSYVGFALRGEMLPNKDCYMEIDEQVKDKWGIPVAKFHFKWSDRELKQIEHGLKTAKQILENMGATVGELPPAEKAISKGGEIIHEVGTTRMGSSPKDSVTNQWGQTWDCDNLFVMDAGVFASNPHKNCTLTIMTLAMRNSTWLAQQIDKGVL, encoded by the coding sequence ATGGCAACATTTGATCATAAAGTTTTAGTGGTAGGCTCAGGTGCAGGTGGCGCCATGGCAGCCTATACCCTTACGCAACTTGGCCACAAGGTTCTGCTGCTTGAAGCCGGGAGAGACTACGACCCAAAAACAGAAAGTCCGATGTTTCGCCGCAATAGCGAAGCCCCACTGATGGGCGCCGGCAATAAAGATAAGAACTTTGGTTTTTATGACGCCACAGTCGATGGCGGCTGGCAAGTACCTGATGAGCCCTACACTCGCGCAAAGAACACCGATTTTTACTGGTGGCGTGCACGTATGCTCGGCGGTCGCACTAACCACTGGGGGCGCTATTCGCTACGCTTTAGTGAACATGACTTTAAGGGCAAAAGCCGCGATGGCCATGGTGCCGATTGGCCATTTGAGTACCAAGACCTGGCACCTTGGTATGATAAAACCGAGGACATTGTTGGGATCTGTGGTACCAATACCGGCCTTGATGATATGCCCCCTTCTGCCCCTGGTATACTGCAGCCACCGCCAACACCGCGAGTGCCAGAATTACTGGTGGCTGCCGCAGCGAAAAAAATGGGGATCCCGGCTGTGCCGATGCATAGAGCCGTGCTTACCCGTAACAAAGATGAGCGATTAGCGTGTTTTTACGCCACTCCTTGTGGCCATGGCTGCTCAATAGGTGCGGCATTCCAAACCACGACTTCACTGATCCCCATGGCAAAGGCCACTGGCAACCTCAAAGTGATCACCGACGCCATGGTGAAATCCGTCGCGGTGAATGACGATGGCAAAGTCACCGGTGTGACTTACGTCGACAAAAAGTCGGCGCAGGAGCAGGCACTGAATGCCGATGTGGTTATTTTAGCGGCCAGCGCCTGTGAATCGGCACGTATTTTACTCAATTCCAAACATGCCAAACACCCCAAAGGCTTAGCCAACTCAAGTGGTCAGGTAGGTCGTAATTTAATGGACTCCACTGGCGCTTGGCTGGGCGCGCAAATCCCAGCGCTAAAAGGTCGGCCACGCTACAATGAAGATGGTCATACAGGCAATCACTTGTTTATTCCATGGTGGGGACACAAAGCCCATGAAAAAGATGAACTGGATTTCCCCCGCGGCTACCACTTTGAAATTAGCAGCGGATTTAATCAGCCTGGCTCTGGTGTATCAGGTAATAAGCAAGGTTACGGTCCAGAATTAAAACAACAAATACGCGATGCTTATGGCTCCTATGTGGGCTTTGCCCTTCGCGGGGAAATGTTGCCCAACAAAGACTGCTACATGGAAATTGATGAGCAGGTGAAAGATAAATGGGGGATCCCTGTTGCCAAGTTCCACTTCAAGTGGTCTGACAGAGAGCTCAAGCAAATTGAACATGGCCTCAAAACCGCTAAGCAAATTTTAGAGAACATGGGCGCAACCGTGGGTGAATTGCCACCGGCCGAAAAAGCCATTTCAAAGGGAGGTGAGATCATTCACGAAGTAGGCACAACCAGAATGGGCAGCTCACCGAAAGACTCGGTAACCAATCAATGGGGCCAAACGTGGGATTGTGACAACCTATTCGTCATGGACGCTGGTGTCTTTGCCTCCAACCCACATAAAAACTGTACCTTAACCATCATGACCTTAGCAATGCGAAACTCGACTTGGTTGGCGCAACAAATTGATAAAGGAGTGCTGTAA
- a CDS encoding sugar phosphate isomerase/epimerase family protein — MCRITILFQQMMLLLAFIAALPLYAQASPPSLPISVQLWSVKDELAKDFDGTLETLAKMGFDGVEFAGDFGNYADNPSKLKQKLAELGLVASSAHLGFDALAEDKLAGTLLFYKTLGVSTLFIPWDERAWDKNRVHAFVKQLNQVHQNAKRYNMKIGFHNHEKEFNPFGNATFWDYIATNTPSDLPLQLDVGWVNFAGKSATEYVKRYAGRIESTHIKIRTQQGDGTSPIIGENHYPWKALIQTMQQHGGTQWLVIEQEEYPSGLTPLASVARSKANLDNILSAQ, encoded by the coding sequence ATGTGTAGAATAACTATATTGTTTCAACAAATGATGCTGTTACTCGCTTTTATTGCCGCGCTGCCACTGTATGCACAGGCCTCGCCGCCATCATTACCGATTAGCGTGCAACTGTGGTCGGTAAAAGATGAACTGGCAAAAGATTTTGATGGCACACTTGAGACGCTAGCGAAAATGGGGTTTGATGGCGTGGAATTTGCCGGAGACTTTGGCAATTACGCGGATAACCCAAGTAAGTTAAAGCAAAAACTGGCAGAGCTGGGACTGGTTGCCAGCAGTGCCCATTTGGGTTTTGACGCACTGGCAGAAGATAAGCTTGCAGGCACCCTACTCTTTTACAAAACCTTAGGCGTGTCCACGCTCTTTATTCCTTGGGATGAAAGAGCGTGGGATAAAAACCGAGTACACGCCTTTGTAAAGCAGCTCAACCAAGTGCATCAAAATGCCAAGCGTTACAATATGAAGATCGGTTTTCATAACCATGAAAAGGAGTTTAACCCATTTGGCAACGCTACTTTTTGGGATTATATTGCCACCAATACCCCAAGCGACTTGCCACTGCAGCTCGATGTTGGCTGGGTGAATTTCGCGGGCAAATCCGCCACTGAGTACGTTAAGCGTTATGCCGGGAGAATTGAGTCGACCCATATTAAAATACGCACGCAACAAGGTGACGGCACAAGCCCCATCATTGGCGAAAACCACTACCCTTGGAAAGCGCTCATTCAAACCATGCAGCAACACGGCGGCACACAATGGCTGGTGATCGAGCAAGAAGAATACCCCAGCGGCTTAACACCATTGGCAAGCGTCGCTCGTTCAAAAGCGAATTTAGATAACATACTCAGTGCGCAATAA
- a CDS encoding 3-keto-disaccharide hydrolase produces MLNSIKMLTLAMAVSCTACASTTDNQLSPQEQQAGWQLLFDGKDMSQWRNFKSDTLSDKWQIENGAMTLTQGGGGDILTKKVYQNFELQLEWKIARKGNSGIFVLADEKGSAIYSHAPEIQILDNKEHPDNKIDSHLAGSIYDLFAAPSTAHKPAETWNQVRIKMQDNHLQVWQNGISTTSIVIGSTTWNTLVKNSKFATWAGFAESKQGHIGLQDHGDQVWFKNIKIREL; encoded by the coding sequence ATGCTCAACTCTATAAAAATGCTAACGCTGGCAATGGCTGTTAGTTGTACGGCCTGCGCTAGTACCACTGACAATCAACTGAGCCCGCAAGAACAACAAGCTGGATGGCAACTGTTATTTGACGGCAAAGATATGTCGCAATGGCGTAACTTTAAAAGCGATACACTAAGCGACAAGTGGCAAATAGAAAACGGAGCCATGACACTGACGCAAGGTGGCGGAGGCGATATTCTAACCAAGAAGGTGTATCAAAACTTTGAGCTTCAGCTGGAGTGGAAAATCGCCCGAAAAGGTAACAGTGGGATCTTTGTATTAGCCGATGAAAAAGGCAGTGCGATTTACTCTCACGCACCAGAAATCCAAATTCTTGATAACAAAGAGCACCCAGACAACAAAATAGACTCTCACCTCGCCGGATCAATTTATGACTTATTTGCCGCGCCGAGTACCGCTCATAAGCCAGCTGAAACGTGGAATCAGGTTCGTATTAAGATGCAAGACAATCACTTACAAGTTTGGCAGAACGGCATCAGCACAACCAGCATTGTCATCGGTAGCACCACTTGGAATACCTTAGTTAAAAACAGCAAGTTTGCAACATGGGCAGGTTTTGCCGAAAGCAAACAAGGTCATATTGGCCTGCAAGACCACGGTGACCAAGTGTGGTTTAAAAACATCAAAATCCGGGAGCTGTAA
- a CDS encoding gluconate 2-dehydrogenase subunit 3 family protein has translation MKTPDGVDSYKYISGMTRRESLKWMGLLAAGSAVSLTAGCSKVIEGESSSAGHWPDLDIAPVTAKGYGTDPNMVMPPESPWPLTLTEAQLTLVAVLADFIVPREGNHPSATDVQVPSVIDEWVSAPYHGQQKDRVTILHALAWIDDESALRFNQSFLQLSAKQQREILDDIAYFNEQTPEQFKRIGKAFLRFKDLVLGAYFCTPEGCKDIGYLGNVPIAGDYPGPTSEAKAHLDGVLAELGLSEYAYRD, from the coding sequence ATGAAGACACCTGATGGCGTTGATTCTTATAAATACATTTCCGGCATGACGCGTCGCGAATCGTTAAAATGGATGGGGTTACTGGCTGCGGGCTCTGCGGTGTCTCTAACCGCGGGATGCAGTAAAGTGATTGAAGGTGAAAGCAGCAGCGCTGGTCATTGGCCAGATCTTGATATTGCTCCCGTTACGGCGAAAGGTTATGGCACTGATCCCAATATGGTGATGCCACCAGAGTCGCCTTGGCCGCTTACGCTTACCGAAGCCCAGCTAACGTTGGTTGCTGTCCTTGCAGACTTTATTGTGCCAAGAGAGGGCAATCACCCATCGGCTACAGACGTACAGGTGCCCAGTGTCATCGATGAGTGGGTCAGTGCTCCCTATCATGGTCAGCAAAAAGACCGGGTTACCATCCTCCATGCCTTGGCTTGGATTGATGATGAGTCGGCACTGCGCTTTAATCAGTCGTTTTTGCAACTCAGTGCCAAGCAACAGCGCGAGATCTTAGATGACATTGCCTATTTTAACGAGCAAACACCTGAGCAATTTAAGCGCATTGGTAAAGCGTTTCTGCGCTTTAAAGATCTCGTTTTAGGCGCCTACTTTTGTACTCCAGAAGGCTGTAAAGACATTGGCTATTTAGGTAACGTGCCCATTGCCGGTGACTATCCTGGACCTACTTCTGAAGCGAAAGCACACCTTGATGGCGTGCTGGCTGAGCTCGGCCTCAGTGAGTATGCGTACCGTGACTAA
- a CDS encoding sugar phosphate isomerase/epimerase family protein encodes MKQIKGPAIFLAQFVSDQAPFNSFAGICQWASSFGYKAIQLPSWDARLFDLKKAAESQDYCDEIAGIAAEYGLTISELSTHLQGQLVAVHPAYNQMFDGFAPANLAGTAEAKMQWATEQLMLAASASAKLGLTSHASFSGALLWHTFYPWPQRPNGLVEQGFEELAKRWLPILNRFDEVGVDVCYELHPGEDLHDGVTFERFLAATNHHPRANILYDPSHFVLQQLDYLAFIDIYHERIKAFHVKDAEFIPNGRCGVYGGYQGWQQRPGRFRSLGDGQVDFKQIFSKLTQYGFDGWAVLEWECCIKHPEDGAKEGAEFIKQHLLRPTDKAFDDFAGSSTDTERNNQILGIK; translated from the coding sequence ATGAAACAAATTAAAGGACCCGCTATTTTTTTAGCGCAATTTGTCTCTGATCAAGCCCCATTTAATAGTTTTGCAGGCATTTGTCAGTGGGCCAGCAGCTTCGGTTATAAAGCGATACAGTTACCCAGTTGGGATGCGCGCTTGTTTGACCTCAAAAAAGCCGCTGAAAGCCAAGATTATTGCGATGAGATAGCTGGCATTGCGGCCGAGTATGGCCTTACTATTTCAGAGTTGTCGACGCACCTGCAAGGTCAACTGGTAGCAGTACACCCAGCATACAATCAAATGTTTGATGGTTTTGCCCCAGCAAACCTGGCAGGCACGGCTGAAGCAAAAATGCAGTGGGCAACCGAACAGCTTATGCTTGCCGCCAGCGCCAGTGCCAAGCTTGGCTTAACCAGCCATGCTAGTTTTTCTGGCGCCTTGTTGTGGCACACCTTTTACCCTTGGCCGCAGCGCCCAAATGGCCTAGTCGAGCAAGGTTTTGAGGAACTGGCAAAGCGTTGGTTACCTATTTTAAATCGCTTTGACGAAGTGGGTGTGGATGTCTGCTATGAGCTTCATCCAGGGGAAGATCTGCACGATGGCGTGACTTTTGAGCGCTTTTTAGCGGCGACGAATCATCACCCGCGTGCCAATATCCTCTATGATCCCAGTCACTTTGTATTGCAACAACTGGATTATTTAGCGTTTATCGACATCTACCATGAGCGCATTAAAGCATTTCATGTCAAAGATGCGGAGTTTATCCCCAATGGTCGCTGCGGTGTGTACGGCGGATACCAAGGATGGCAACAACGACCAGGGCGTTTTCGCTCACTGGGGGATGGCCAAGTCGACTTTAAACAAATATTCAGTAAGTTAACTCAGTATGGTTTTGATGGCTGGGCCGTGTTGGAATGGGAGTGCTGCATTAAACACCCCGAAGATGGAGCCAAAGAAGGCGCTGAATTTATTAAGCAACACTTACTCAGACCCACAGACAAAGCCTTTGATGATTTTGCTGGCAGTAGCACAGACACCGAGCGCAATAATCAGATACTCGGTATAAAATAA